The genomic stretch TCTGCAATTTCAGCCGCCGTATACTGATCCACAGCATTTAAAAAAAGAGCCTCCCTTTCCTCGGGCCTAAGTTTCTCAAGACATTTATCAATATCCATAATATCTATATCTGCGCTAACCGACCGGTCCTGCGTTTGTTCTTCAAGCTCTTCAATTGCAACCAGCTTATTTTTTCTGTATCGATCGATGAATAAGTTTTTAATGGAGATATAAAATAGAGATTTACTCTTAGCTTCAGCTCCTTTTATATAAAGCTTTAGCCACACATCTTGAA from Thermodesulfobacteriota bacterium encodes the following:
- a CDS encoding RNA polymerase sigma factor — its product is QDVWLKLYIKGAEAKSKSLFYISIKNLFIDRYRKNKLVAIEELEEQTQDRSVSADIDIMDIDKCLEKLRPEEREALFLNAVDQYTAAEIAELTNQPRSTVLSLISRGKKKFVNAYNHLMNPKIGIGKG